One region of Mus musculus strain C57BL/6J chromosome 15, GRCm38.p6 C57BL/6J genomic DNA includes:
- the Krt5 gene encoding keratin, type II cytoskeletal 5, translating into MSRQSSVSFRSGGSRSFSAASAITPSVSRTSFSSVSRSGGGGGGRISLGGACGAGGYGSRSLYNVGGSKRISYSSGGGSFRNQFGAGGFGFGGGAGSGFGFGGGAGSGFGFGGGAGFGGGYGGAGFPVCPPGGIQEVTVNQNLLTPLNLQIDPTIQRVRTEEREQIKTLNNKFASFIDKVRFLEQQNKVLDTKWALLQEQGTKTIKQNLDPLFEQYINNLRRQLDGVLGERGRLDSELRNMQDLVEDYKNKYEDEINKRTTAENEFVMLKKDVDAAYMNKVELEARVDALMDEINFMKMFFDAELSQMQTHVSDTSVVLSMDNNRSLDLDSIIAEVKAQYEDIANRSRTEAESWYQTKYEELQQTAGRHGDDLRNTKHEISEMNRMIQRLRSEIDNVKKQCANLQNAIAEAEQRGELALKDARNKLTELEEALQKAKQDMARLLREYQELMNTKLALDVEIATYRKLLEGEECRLSGEGVGPVNISVVTNSVSSGYGGGSSIGVGSGFGGGLGSGFAGGLGPRFTRGGGGLGLGSGLSVGGSGFSAGSSQGGMSFGSGGGSGSSVKFVSTTSSSRRSFKS; encoded by the exons ATGTCTCGCCAGTCCAGTGTGTCCTTCCGAAGTGGGGGCAGCCGCTCTTTCAGCGCCGCCTCTGCCATCACCCCATCTGTCTCTCGTACGAGCTTCAGCTCGGTGTCccgcagtggtggtggtggtggtggcaggatCAGCCTTGGGGGTGCTTGTGGAGCCGGGGGCTATGGCAGCCGGAGCCTGTACAATGTGGGGGGCTCCAAAAGGATATCCTACAGTTCTGGCGGAGGCAGCTTCAGGAACCAATTTGGTGCTGGTGGCTTTGGCTTTGGAGGAGGAGCCGGCAGTGgatttggttttggtggtggagCTGGTAGTGGCTTTGGCTTCGGTGGTGGAGCTGGCTTTGGTGGTGGCTATGGGGGAGCTGGCTTCCCGGTGTGCCCACCTGGAGGCATCCAAGAGGTCACCGTTAACCAGAACCTCCTCACCCCTCTGAACCTGCAAATCGACCCCACCATCCAGCGGGTCAGGACTGAGGAGAGGGAGCAGATCAAGACCCTCAACAACAAGTTTGCCTCCTTCATCGACAAG GTGCGGTTCCTGGAGCAGCAGAACAAGGTCCTGGACACCAAGTGGGCCCTGCTGCAGGAGCAGGGCACCAAGACCATAAAGCAGAACCTGGATCCGTTGTTTGAACAGTACATTAACAACCTCCGTAGACAGCTGGACGGGGTTCTGGGGGAGAGGGGCCGCCTGGACTCAGAGCTGAGGAACATGCAGGACCTGGTGGAGGACTACAAGAACAA GTATGAGGATGAGATCAACAAGCGTACCACGGCTGAGAATGAGTTTGTGATGTTGAAGAAG GATGTGGATGCTGCCTACATGAACAAGGTGGAGCTGGAGGCCAGGGTCGATGCCCTGATGGACGAGATCAACTTCATGAAGATGTTCTTTGATGCG GAGCTGTCCCAGATGCAGACACACGTCTCTGACACATCTGTGGTCCTTTCCATGGACAACAACCGCAGCCTGGACCTGGACAGCATCATCGCTGAGGTCAAGGCCCAGTACGAGGACATTGCCAACCGCAGCCGAACAGAGGCTGAGTCCTGGTACCAGACCAAG TATGAGGAGCTGCAACAGACAGCTGGCCGTCATGGCGATGACCTTCGAAACACCAAGCACGAGATCTCTGAGATGAACCGAATGATCCAGAGGCTGAGATCTGAAATTGACAACGTCAAGAAGCAG tgTGCCAACCTCCAGAACGCCATTGCTGAAGCTGAGCAACGCGGGGAGCTGGCTCTCAAAGATGCCAGAAACAAGCTGACAGAGCTGGAGGAGGCCCTGCAGAAGGCCAAGCAGGACATGGCCAGGCTGCTGCGGGAGTACCAGGAGCTCATGAACACCAAGCTGGCTCTGGACGTGGAGATCGCCACCTACAGGAAGCTGCTGGAGGGCGAGGAGTGCAG GCTGAGTGGGGAAGGAGTTGGACCAGTCAACATCT CTGTCGTTACAAACAGTGTCTCTTCTGGCTACGGAGGAGGCAGCAGCATTGGTGTTGGCAGTGGCTTTGGCGGTGGCCTTGGCAGCGGCTTTGCTGGTGGCCTTGGCCCACGCTTCACCAGGGGTGGTGGGGGTCTTGGTTTGGGTAGCGGGCTAAGTGTGGGGGGCTCTGGCTTCAGTGCAGGCAGCAGTCAAGGAGGCATGAGCTTcggcagtggtggtggcagcggcTCCAGTGTCAAATTTgtctccaccacctcctcctcccggAGGAGCTTCAAGAGCTAA